One Arachis hypogaea cultivar Tifrunner chromosome 2, arahy.Tifrunner.gnm2.J5K5, whole genome shotgun sequence genomic window, ACTTGGTTAAACTAAAATGGAGTTAGGGTCGAAGTAGGATCTTGCAGGCGAACAAAAATGTAACTACAGTTTTGCATTTTCTTCACCCACATTTTCCTCTTATCCTTTTATCTCTACTCGTCGTGTTACTGTTGTCTATTTGGTGAATTAAGATATGCCTCACAGTTTGGAACAGTTTATTTAGATAATTTCAGGGATTTTGGTAGGAGCAAGGAGTGTAAAGTGTTACTTAGATATGGCTTGCATGGTCTCTTTAGATTGAGTCGAATGTTCTAATTTGTAAGGGAATATCTTTCCTTAGATTTGTTATTATGATGACATTTCTTTGGTAGTTAGCATATGGATTAATTGGATTCTGTTAAGGTTTCCTTTTTAGACATCTTGGAGTAAATGCAGGAGCCCGTGGTCTATTTGATCcttcaataataatattttcaaaGAAATTGATTAAAATTTCACACTTTTCAAAACATGTTACCAGTATTATGTTGAGTTAGCTCCATTGTATCAGTGTATGTAGAATACAGGAATTAAAAATACATGCCAAATGTACACAGGTGTCAACAGATCTCCTATCTAGAATTGATGGAGCATTACAATTACTGAGCCAATTAATGCCCCCTTTTTTATTTCAATGTCTGTAAAATAGTAAACAAATGTTATATTGATCTTGGTAAGTACTTTGGTCTGTTGACCAATGGTGTtggttcaagtcttgggtatacAAAGAAGGGATATTTTAGGGGGGAAAAAATTGGACACAACTTCCCCCAATCCTCCTTATATATAGAAAATTAGATGCAAGCAACCGAATTATGCTTTTAATAAGATAACTATCATTGTTGACTCAATCTCATGAATAAAGTGGAAAcaaatatttctatttttaaaattgcaATATCATTTACTTTGCAGGTAGGAAAAGGGGGGATAGTGAAAGATCCTAGTATCCATCAAGAGGTATGTGATTTCTGGGTATCTTGTTAAATTTAATGTTCTCAACATTGTTCAAGTTAGGATAAAGAGAACTAGTTCAAAGACAAATGCTTAAGTACAGTGCTTTATATCTTCCATTCATAACTCCATTCCCTTATGTTCCATCTAATTACAAATTGCTAAATAAAAACTCAAACCGATTAATGCACCAAATAGGTTGGCTACATTATGGGTTTCTGCTCATGTTTTAACAAATTCTCCGTGGACAGTTATTCAAAGGTGATTGGACAGTTCTTTTTTGAGCTAAAAATGTAATTTCCTTTTAGTTATTTTGGTATTCTTTTGCTCTGGGGTTGTTATGACGATTATTCCTTGTCGTTTTCTGGCTTTTTGTCATTCTCTTTGCAAGTCAATTCCAGTGacagaaagaattcaaaccttgTTTAATAAAAGTCAAGCAACAACCTTTTTGGAAGAAGATATAATTGGACGCAAGATCAACTTTACCTTTCCACATCACTGCACTCTTCACATGATGTGATTCATATGTTATATTGtcattttctctctctctgaaatttttttttataataaactgaAAGAAGGATTTGACTGTCGTGTCATTCATCTGACATGTGCATCTGCATCACATCAACTGTCTAAGATTTGTGTCTATAATACTGCAATAAATTTAGAATGGCAAACATTAGGATTGCATGTATAAATGATTCTGAATTCTCTACAAAACTGGTGATGCCTGCTTTGGAAGCAAGCTAGGAAAGGGAAAAGAATACAATATTAAGAACTTAGGAGAACTAATTGAACTAATTATCATTCTCAGTCCCCAGCCAGCGCACTGTTGAGAAAACATATAATCCATAAGTTTCTAAGATTTGCAGTTCTCTTCTCATGTTAAATTGTTAATTCACCCTGCATTGAACCATAAATAGTATGACAATCTGAAAGTGTTGGTTTTTTGGTTATTTCAGGTTCTTGACAGGATTATAAAGGGAGTAGAGGATTTTGGTTTCTGCAGTAAGGGTTGGATTGAGTCCCCTCTCAAAGGTGCTGAGGGTAACACAGAATTCCTTGTTCACTTCACTAGAACCTCAAAATAAAAGGTTCTTGAAAGAATTATAAGATTTGGTCATATTGCAACTTGGAAGGTGCAATATTGTTGTAGAGTGATGGGTTTATGCCATGTAAGGGTGAAATTTTGCATGATCCATTGAAGAAACGACCATTGATTAGTGAAACAAAATGTGATGAACAATACAATCATTGTATTAATGAATGAATTGCGTAAAGTTTTTCGCCCACGAACATCCTTTTGGTTAATTAAGAATCATTGTTCACGTAATTACTAATTAGTACCAAAATAAAGGTTCCTGACAAAATTAAATTACTGATACCTGTTGCATTTCttgaatgattttaaatgaaataGATCCAATGCAATCATCAATAAATTATACTATTTGGAACAACTTGATAAAATTgatttttcattcaaaaccaatcaaaactaAACCGTGAACACCCTTACATATCTCATGCCACATTCACTTGGTAACTTCTAAAAGTAAATTTGATGTGCTGTGCAGAGACTTTTTATTCTTTACCCTCATTTCATCAATTACATTTTAAGCATCACTGACCACCTTACTTAGCAACTCACAGTCTCCAACATTCCCAAAGGGATTTTAAGACCAACCACTTGTCCAATGACAGAGAACCATGAAACCAGATAGTGTTCAATAACAAAACCATTTTTATTCAAAGCTGTATCGCCAAGGAATAGCAGCTTCATCCACTCACTTGTCCCACATGGATGTAACTTGTACCAAGGTCTGTTCAAATATGGGTGTTCCTACAAGATATATGACATTGAAATCATTTAATATGTATATGTACAAAAATAGTGCAAGGTTTGAAGACAAGTTtgtgttatttttaaataatgtgaTTACAAACTGGAGAAAATATTTTTGCTACTTCCACATATCTGGAAATATCCCTTGCATTCTTTCTGAATTTTCCATGTATATTCATAAAAATGCTTCTTGTCACAGTGCAAAGAATCAGATGGACCAAAAATTGATATAGCTGTCAGAATATTTTCACGAGGAACACAATTATGGATAAAAAtggaaatttaaatttaaaagaaatgacAACTAAAGTCTAAAAAGTATTAGAAATTAGGGTGAGTTAGGCCCACTTAGTTTCTAATATAGTATCAGAGTAAAGTTGAAAATTGTTAGTGGCCACCCTCACACTACACACAAGTCCAAGTTGTCATCAAATTTCTCAGTTTATCTAAAAATGAAAGCCTAATAGCCTTGAGTGTTAAGCAAGTCTTACCTCTCAACTTAGTTTTGGGGTGAACCACTTAATttcaaatagaaagaaagagaTGGAAAAGAGTTGTTTACCTCCTGAGTTATAAAAGTCCATTTAGATTCTGAGCGTATCTTTGCAGAGTGATCAGGAAGGTCCTTTTCAATTTCACCAAACGGCAAAGGTTGCCCATCTATATAAATAGTATCACCAAATCAAATATATTGTGAAAGTGAAAATCATTTATTTCAATAAGAAAACTTACTTGGCATAGTAATGTATAAAAAGGAAATATGCCTATAATGACCATTCATCATGTAGAGAATAACAGTTGTTTTTACAATGCGACCCTCTCTATTTCATATTGAAAAATTGTTTTGACTTTTATCCATAATTTGATGAAATATGGATCGAGATATAAATTGCTTCCAGATATATTAATTTATGAATGTATCAAAAGTTTAAAATAACATATTAATATTGAATGGAAAGAGTATTATGCAAACTGATACAGACAAAATTTAGAACGGTTGTTTTTCAAGAAAGTCAAGACCATTAACCTAGATGATACAATTGAAAATTGTATTTCCCTCCATTTcctaataaaatttctttttccaATCACAGCTTCAATTACAATGGCATTGTGGGTTCCCTCAAacctaataaatataaaatgaggTGCAGGATTCTTAATTTAGACAGCATTTCTTGATTTGCCGAAATACAACCCAATTCCCCTTTATTTCTAAACATATATATTGATTTTCCTTGATATACAGAAAATGATACACTTGGTACCATTGTAGATTTTTAAATGTAACATTAAACACCTTTATAAACATAACATTAAGCTCCCATAAAGGGTGGTCATTGTCACCTAGACAAATAGAGGGGAATCACAATGAATTTCATCAAACCTCATAGGACATCAATATCATTTGTCATAGATGTTAAAACAGGAGCAGGTGCAGGGTCGCTTAAAGTAACCAGTCCAAAATCCCAACATCAATATGAAAAGGTAATGTTGGTTTTCAAACTTATGTTTTATGAAGAACATAATTATAATCCATTAAGATATTTATCACACAAACTCCATAGATTGAAAAGTGAACATACCACTATGGTAAGAACGAAAATACAACACCGGAACTCTATATGAAGGGCTGTAAACAATGTGAAAATCATAGTGGTTTACTTCATCACAACTGCTCTGGacctaatatttaaaatattattgtgaGTAATCAGGAACAGTAGTGAAACTGTAATGAGGTGATAGTAACCATATTTGTGTAGTGTATGCTGTAAAAATGAGCTAGATTATGAATACCAATTCATACATACTAAAGTGGCATTTTCtacagcttcttcttcttgagaGATGCTGCTCTCTTCTTTCCATGTTTGACTTCTACAACTCTCTTGCTCCTGTAATGGCAATTATAATCCACAAACTTACATCGACTCGGCTATTATGAATTTATACTATATTGAATTGCTGACAGACCTCACTTGATTTGATAAGGCACATGCCCTCTAGTGATAAGTATCCTTCCTCCTGACATAGAGACAAAAAAGACATACAACTAAAACAATAATGCAGTggacaaagaaaaatataatgatgGAAAACTCACCTTATGAGAAGATAATAAATGATGCTTTCGAGATGGTACCCAAAGCCATGGAGGAACAGAAGCATTGAACCTTTTCCACTTCTCAGAAAAGGCACAAGCAGCACTAAAAAAGTCACTTGAAGAAAGAGTCCCATCCCAAGGAGTTATGTCCCTAACAGATTCTTTCTGGTCCATACCTACAAAGATGACAAGAAGCACGTTTTATAATCAAGTAGGAATTAACTAAGCTGACATTTTTCTTTTCCCAGAGCATCTTAACTTCAATCCAATAGGTTATATGAAGAGATTGTTGTAGAAATGAGTGCATATGTTGCTTAGTCTACATATAATGATATTAACCAATCAAAGAAACATCTATCTTCATAGAtcatacatcaaattctcaacttCTAATGTAGACAAGAAGAACAATTATTTAGCATTTTTGCATTAGGACAGGTTGCTTCTGGGGATTGAATAACATTATTGAATCCTTTCAAAACCATGTTCTAGACAACCATTCCTCCATCCACCATGCAAGGTTAACTGATCATTAAACCAATGGAACAGACAGTTGATTTGACTAAAACAAAACGGTGATACCAAATCCGGAAATATTAAATCAACAGGTTTGGAGAAGATTAGTGCAAGCAGGGATGTTCAAAAGAGAACAAAATTGCAATATAACCCTCATCTCAAAGTTATCTCAGGAATTCAATTCATAGATTAAAATTGAATTCCCATAAATATCAGAAGCTTACACTACAGAAATTAGCATAACTGCTGTAACTAACTCTACCAACTGAATTCCCAATTCAGGTAACAGTGTTTATCTATGGTTGctcaaatcaaaacaagaattttgattaACGGTAACACATCAAATTCTATCAATTTCAACTAATCCATTCAATTTCATCACCTGAAGCTTGCATAAGAAATAATcaaaagagaaaaactgaatATTGCTATAAACAAAACTAACATGCATATAAGAGCGCGTTTTCTTTATATTTTGAAACAAACCTGCGAGTGCTTCTTCAAATTGGTGAACAGCTGAAGGAACAGGAGGCGGCGGAAACTCAGATCGGCGGTGGACAGTTAAAACCGTTGGCGGCTATGGATCGGAGGCAGTGATGACTGATGAGAGGAGGAGATTGGAGTTTTTTAGTAGGTAATGGAATCAAGAATCATTTCCGGTTATCAGTACaagtcactttttttttttatgaaactaAATTTACTGTtcagtttaataaaataaatttactgttcaaatctatttttttttcttaccccttgatttaaaaagtttaaaaaaaataataataatagtaaataatattTCTTATAAATTAATACGGTAATACCTAACAAAGAAAatcaacaaattaatttttaattgtaaATGTTAATacgtgtttaaaaaattaaataggaaGTGCAAGTGTAACCCTCTCTAAAACATGACATAACAAATAAATCAGTAGATTTTatgcatttatttttttatagttttataaaaaaaaatactacccattcaaatttttttattaatcaaatttaaataaattagtctaacataacaaaaattagttataattaatattgttctaagttttattatttaacttggtTCGACTTGGTTCATAAAAAGACTTGAATTTGTAGCATtactctaaaaaaataattaacctcACAAGTAGgttaaggattttttttttcagagatTCGAACCCGGCTTGTTTAAAGTCCGACAAACCCACAAACCTATTTGAAAAACTACTTGTTTCTAAATTATAATTCATAAATTGATATTAAATAcattctaaaatttataattcataagttataaaacataattcattcatatATCAATCATTAGTCACATATTATTACCATACTTATAATtcataaattttttgaataaattatcatCTTAActaattttgactattaactttttttaattttattgtgtttaatataaataaaaagttaaaaatctaAAGTAAGAAcaatttatttttacaaaataaaattaatgaattggtCTAATAAGtttcatagtttttttttaatctatggcctaacttttttaattaatagGCTTTATAAAAAAGTCTAAACCTGACATGAGTCTCCATCGAATAAAACGAGTCGAGTCATGAGCCTCTATCGAATAGCCCAGTCCACTTTTATCTCCTATTAATacctaataaagaaaataaaaaaattaatttttaatgataaatGTTAATATGTGtttaaaaaaacaaagaagaagtgtAAGGGTAACACTCTCTAGAACATGACCTAACAAATAAATTTGTagattttatgcatttttttatagttttgtaaaaaaaatagttaacctAATGAGTAGGTTATAATTTGAatctaattattaatataaaattaacaatCATATTtgcatatacataaaaaaaattaactattaaattaattatcaacataaaagacataaaaaaatacaatatatattaaaattaaaacaaattaaataatacatatttatatataaatatataatatttatttgatattgaTTTTTTATGTGTAcgcataaatttttataaaatttaacatttttacAATACATGATAACAAAAACAATATTTTGCTTTGAAAAGCTTTTTGAAAAGGTGTTTATGCTTTTTAAAAGGTCAAGCTCCACAttatatatttgataaataaaaaagattatgtGTTTGTGCTTGCAACTTTTAAAAGATAGGAATACTTTTGAAAGCTCTTAAGATAGAACTTTTTAAAATTGGcttgtacttttcaaaatttaaaagtctaatataatctcatatattaactattttcaaatttaatacttacatttatgtctattataatatttttaaattttaaaagctattttatcaaACGCAATGGATGttgcttgtgtttattaaaagttagttttgatttgatttaccaaacataaatgctacaactttaaaaagttatcttttaaaaattaatttttataaactacttttaaaaagtaaaaattttaccaaattaagcattaattaatattattggaTATTATTATACATTCATCCAAACACATACCTAACATATTCAAGTTATTTTAGCATATTCAATTGTCATCTTTCCATCATGAGCTTTCCTAAAGAAATGTTTCACATAATCTGAATACAAAACATTTTTGTACTTTGCCTTCTCCCCATCACTAGCAAGAACTTCAAGAAAAGGACCAATAACATCTGAAggtctagggtttacaaaaattggcACAGAAACCCTAGTCTTGCTCCCATTGGCTGTAACTCTATGCTCAATGCTCTTGTATCTACCATTGCTCATTATTTGTAGTGCATCACCAATGTTGATCACTAGGGCTCCGGGGATCGGCGGCACATGGATCCATCCACGCCGATCCTCGGTCCGAACAAATAGACCGCCGGTTTGGTCCTGAAGGAGAATGGTTAGAGTTGAGACGTCCGAATGGCGCCCTATTGCGACGGTTAGGTCATGGTTAGGGCAAACTGGATAGTAATTGAGGTTGATCCTCTTTGAACCCATTAAGACTGCTTCTTTTGTTTCATCAATTTCCTTCACGTTTAGTCTCTTCATCAAAATATTTAGAAGCCGTTTGATTAAAGCTTCGGATTTCTTCATGTATTCTAGTGCTTCATTCCTACAAATTATTTATAGTTCATGCATGCAACAAAATTAAGTTAGAATTAAGTAATGGAGTAATTTTTAGGTAAAGACTCACgtacaattatatttatttatataaatttaatagatgataattattaaatttgtcaaaaattatgtaatgatttttaaatattggcttcatcatataaaaataattatatgtaaattttcacccaatttttaaagtttattggcttctaaaattatacataaataattaatataataattcaaTTAACAATAGAAGAGAGACAACAGTTTTCTTAGTTTGAGTTGTGtaataaatttcatttttttttggtgtatacttttttctttaggtaataaaaattattagatttttttaatattcaccACTTCTAATTGCTTTTATCAAAAAAATGGTGTACTATGTTTTAAACATACACAAGAGTAGCAGTGTATATAAAATACAACTCACCAAACTTGTTATACACATATGATGACTCAGtagttatattattattcatcatatttatatataaatttaatttaggtaaaatttatatttcatacataaattaaataatatattattttaactcatCAAATAcaattagataataataaaattatgctTTTGACAAACATATAGTCAATATCTTATTAGAAAGTAGCATGCACTTGTGGCTAAAAAGAAGGTGTTATACtatattgttaattaattaaacaagaaacaataataatgtattaaattaaGTAACTAACTATACCTGCATGCATAAGGCCATGTAGCTATAGCCTCATCCTCAGAAACATAGAAGAGACTAAGATAATCTTTCCACTCCAAAGCCTTCTCAGCTTGAGGGCTAAAGCTTGATCCATACCTCACATGCTTAGTTGGTGAATTCTCTTTTGTGTACTTCACTTTCTCCTCTGCTGCCAACTCATAGAATCTATAAGTTGCATCCTTCACATTCTCAAGAACTTGTGTGGGGACACCATGGTTGATTACTTGAAAGAATCCCCATTTTTCAGCGGCATCACAAATTGCATCTTCCACatcacaattattattattattggacatGTCAATTATGGGAATTGATTCTTGAGGCACAACTTTATTGGTCTCATGCTCATTCTCTCCTCTAGTGGTTGGATGTATTGTTTTGGAAGGGTTTTTAGGCCCATTTCATAGAGACCCTTTACTCCATTTCCTTGGATCATAACAAATTCATTTAGATCTGAGGGGCTATCCATCATCATAGACCTTGTTGGTGCCATAGCTTGATGAGGATTAAGAAATAATAGCTCAGTGCGTGCaattattttggttattttgggAATTGGTGTGACTTTGTTGCTTGGAAAACTCATTTCATGCACAAGTATTTATATGCAAGAATTTGGATACTACGTTAACAGCTTGACCGTACAGTAGAGTTAACTAACCATAGTCTAACACacactctaattttattttttattattaaattttacttaccaaaataccctttaataaattattcttttattaattaaattatattttaaataatgtaataattatatttttttctaaaatatccttcaataattttttaattattaaattataatcttaccaaaattttcgttaa contains:
- the LOC112717830 gene encoding LOW QUALITY PROTEIN: feruloyl CoA ortho-hydroxylase F6H1-3-like (The sequence of the model RefSeq protein was modified relative to this genomic sequence to represent the inferred CDS: inserted 1 base in 1 codon) — protein: MAPTRSMMMDSPSDLNEFVMIQGNGVKGLYEMGLKTLPKQYIQPLEERMSMRPIKXVPQESIPIIDMSNNNNNCDVEDAICDAAEKWGFFQVINHGVPTQVLENVKDATYRFYELAAEEKVKYTKENSPTKHVRYGSSFSPQAEKALEWKDYLSLFYVSEDEAIATWPYACRNEALEYMKKSEALIKRLLNILMKRLNVKEIDETKEAVLMGSKRINLNYYPVCPNHDLTVAIGRHSDVSTLTILLQDQTGGLFVRTEDRRGWIHVPPIPGALVINIGDALQIMSNGRYKSIEHRVTANGSKTRVSVPIFVNPRPSDVIGPFLEVLASDGEKAKYKNVLYSDYVKHFFRKAHDGKMTIEYAKIT
- the LOC112732043 gene encoding ubiquitin-like-conjugating enzyme ATG10 isoform X2; the protein is MDQKESVRDITPWDGTLSSSDFFSAACAFSEKWKRFNASVPPWLWVPSRKHHLLSSHKEEGYLSLEGMCLIKSSEEQESCRSQTWKEESSISQEEEAVENATLVYGQPLPFGEIEKDLPDHSAKIRSESKWTFITQEEHPYLNRPWYKLHPCGTSEWMKLLFLGDTALNKNGFVIEHYLVSWFSVIGQVVGLKIPLGMLETVSC
- the LOC112732043 gene encoding ubiquitin-like-conjugating enzyme ATG10 isoform X1, with translation MDQKESVRDITPWDGTLSSSDFFSAACAFSEKWKRFNASVPPWLWVPSRKHHLLSSHKEEGYLSLEGMCLIKSSEEQESCRSQTWKEESSISQEEEAVENATLVQSSCDEVNHYDFHIVYSPSYRVPVLYFRSYHSDGQPLPFGEIEKDLPDHSAKIRSESKWTFITQEEHPYLNRPWYKLHPCGTSEWMKLLFLGDTALNKNGFVIEHYLVSWFSVIGQVVGLKIPLGMLETVSC